In Providencia rettgeri, the following proteins share a genomic window:
- a CDS encoding fimbria/pilus outer membrane usher protein gives MKINKISLGLLLYLGYTASLYAEEKIENNVYFDPDFLELPNKDSVDLSQFENNEQLAGDYYVDIYVNTNLIGAKNLKFEKNSRNQLVPCLSLADIKEFGIKTAEYPELQTAGSHCVNLAAIPDATSNFEFDSQRLYLSIPQIALDRNPRGYVDLANIDNGINALLLNYSYNGSKNYDRKSSGSDNTSHYVNLRPGLNIGAWRLRNYTTWSSSTDQSGKWDTIYTYASRGINRIKSQLTLGDSVSPSMVFDSVPFRGAQLATDDDMSPESLRGYAPVVRGIARSNAQVTIRQNGYIIYQTEVAAGPFKINDLYPTGGSGDLHVTIKESNGSEQYQIVPFASLPVLQREGYFSYSVTGGEYRAYDSSIDKTKFGQFTLIYGLPYGITAYGGSQVSEHYQSYSIGAGQNLGRFGALSIDVTHANSTLSNDVKEKGQSYRFRYNKNINDIGTNIALAGYRYSTKGFYSLAEVFDGYRNTNYAPEIERRRNRGEITLSQNLGDNFGSISVGYINEDYWNSDRKTQSATVGYNNSWQGISYSLNYTYNKNTNSYSYTSGSRTKSEDDHQLAFSVSVPFTVFDNTFYYNFNSNSSSNGPSTGSIGLSASQLNNRLNWSMQQGFTTQEQGTSGNMNASYKGQYGEVSGGTGYSKDNYNLYYGVNGSLVAHSGGLVLGQQLGETAAIVEVPDAGDVPILNQAGVVTNNQGYALVPYVTAYRKNVIDIDTSELPENTEMELTSQSVAPSRGALVKASFAANVGYRAIMILTFADGNPVPFGAQAIFKDNPQLNNIVGNDGEIYLSGLAENGNFIIQYNEKQQCQVNYNLAGISNYMGLYKTTAVCR, from the coding sequence ATGAAAATAAATAAAATATCTCTAGGCCTGCTATTATATTTAGGCTATACCGCATCGCTATATGCTGAAGAAAAAATAGAAAATAATGTCTACTTTGATCCTGACTTTTTAGAGCTACCGAATAAAGATTCGGTTGATTTGTCACAGTTCGAGAATAATGAACAATTAGCGGGTGATTACTATGTTGATATTTATGTCAACACCAACTTAATTGGTGCTAAAAATCTTAAATTTGAAAAAAATAGCCGTAACCAATTAGTTCCGTGTTTATCACTGGCTGATATTAAAGAGTTTGGTATCAAAACAGCCGAATACCCTGAATTACAAACCGCAGGAAGCCACTGTGTAAACCTTGCCGCGATCCCTGATGCCACAAGTAATTTTGAGTTTGATTCTCAACGTTTATATTTAAGCATCCCCCAAATCGCATTGGATAGAAACCCAAGGGGTTACGTTGACTTAGCCAATATCGATAATGGGATCAACGCACTGCTATTAAATTATAGCTATAACGGCTCTAAGAATTACGATCGTAAAAGTAGTGGCTCGGATAACACATCCCATTATGTAAATTTAAGACCTGGCTTAAATATTGGAGCATGGCGGTTACGCAATTACACCACATGGTCAAGTAGTACCGACCAATCCGGTAAATGGGATACCATCTATACCTACGCATCACGCGGTATTAATCGCATCAAAAGTCAGTTGACCTTGGGGGATAGTGTCTCACCTTCGATGGTTTTTGATAGCGTGCCATTTCGGGGTGCCCAACTTGCGACAGATGATGATATGTCCCCTGAGAGTTTACGCGGCTATGCGCCCGTTGTACGTGGGATTGCTCGTAGCAACGCACAGGTGACGATCCGCCAAAATGGTTACATTATCTACCAAACCGAGGTGGCTGCAGGCCCTTTTAAAATCAATGACTTATACCCAACAGGGGGAAGCGGTGATTTGCATGTCACCATCAAAGAATCCAACGGTAGCGAGCAATATCAAATCGTTCCTTTTGCTTCATTACCCGTATTGCAGCGTGAAGGATATTTTTCTTATAGCGTAACGGGCGGGGAATACCGCGCTTATGACAGTAGCATTGATAAAACAAAATTTGGCCAATTTACCTTAATCTATGGTCTACCATATGGTATTACCGCTTATGGTGGTAGCCAAGTGAGTGAGCATTACCAATCTTACTCCATCGGTGCAGGCCAAAACCTTGGGCGATTTGGTGCATTATCCATTGACGTTACTCATGCAAATTCAACGCTAAGTAATGATGTTAAGGAGAAAGGTCAATCATACCGCTTCCGCTATAACAAAAATATCAACGATATTGGTACGAATATCGCATTAGCGGGTTACCGCTATTCCACTAAAGGTTTTTATAGTTTAGCGGAAGTCTTTGATGGTTATAGAAATACAAACTATGCTCCAGAAATTGAACGACGCCGTAATCGCGGTGAAATCACCCTCAGCCAAAACTTAGGGGATAACTTTGGTTCAATCTCTGTCGGCTACATCAATGAAGACTACTGGAATAGTGACCGTAAAACACAATCTGCTACCGTGGGTTACAACAACAGTTGGCAAGGCATCAGTTATAGTTTGAATTATACCTATAACAAAAATACTAATAGCTACTCATATACTTCCGGTAGCCGCACGAAAAGTGAAGATGACCATCAATTAGCGTTTTCGGTCAGTGTGCCATTTACCGTGTTTGATAACACCTTCTATTACAACTTTAACAGTAATAGTAGCAGCAACGGCCCAAGCACAGGCAGTATTGGGCTTTCCGCTTCACAACTCAATAACCGCTTAAATTGGAGCATGCAGCAGGGTTTCACCACTCAAGAACAAGGTACGAGCGGCAATATGAACGCCTCTTATAAAGGCCAATATGGTGAAGTTTCAGGCGGCACTGGCTATAGCAAAGACAACTATAACCTTTATTACGGTGTGAATGGTAGCTTAGTGGCTCACTCTGGCGGCCTTGTACTCGGCCAACAATTAGGGGAAACCGCGGCGATTGTTGAAGTCCCAGATGCAGGCGATGTTCCCATTTTAAACCAAGCTGGGGTTGTTACTAATAACCAAGGTTATGCACTCGTGCCTTATGTCACGGCTTATCGTAAAAATGTGATTGATATTGACACTTCTGAACTACCTGAAAATACGGAAATGGAGTTAACCAGCCAAAGTGTTGCACCAAGCCGTGGTGCTCTGGTGAAAGCTAGCTTTGCGGCGAATGTCGGGTACCGAGCCATCATGATATTAACCTTTGCTGATGGTAACCCCGTACCTTTTGGTGCTCAGGCGATATTTAAAGATAACCCACAGCTAAATAATATAGTGGGTAATGATGGTGAAATTTATTTATCTGGCTTAGCTGAAAATGGCAATTTTATTATTCAATATAACGAGAAACAACAGTGCCAAGTAAATTATAACTTAGCAGGCATATCGAACTATATGGGGTTATATAAAACAACTGCTGTTTGCCGATAA
- a CDS encoding fimbrial protein, translating into MRHFILLLSLMSCSLTAFGLTANIKVHGVVIAAPCEVEKNNYLIDLKKINIWNIKDTQKSPWVDFSVKLKNCPVGTTKAVMKISGTPDSIVTEHFINNGTAKNVALNLANTGNKTTIKNGDTITANVNTQTRNVEIPLSARVSGYGSGMVAGSFKSHLEFTFTYQ; encoded by the coding sequence ATGAGACATTTTATTCTATTACTATCACTAATGAGCTGTTCTTTAACTGCATTTGGGCTAACTGCAAATATTAAAGTGCATGGCGTCGTTATTGCTGCACCTTGTGAAGTCGAAAAAAACAACTATTTAATTGATTTGAAAAAAATTAACATTTGGAATATCAAAGATACGCAAAAATCTCCGTGGGTTGATTTTTCCGTGAAGTTAAAAAATTGCCCTGTCGGCACTACCAAAGCTGTAATGAAAATATCAGGTACGCCAGACTCAATAGTCACTGAACATTTTATTAATAATGGTACGGCGAAAAATGTGGCATTAAATTTAGCAAATACTGGTAATAAAACAACAATAAAAAATGGCGATACCATTACCGCAAATGTTAATACTCAAACGCGAAATGTTGAAATTCCATTATCGGCAAGAGTATCTGGTTATGGCAGTGGTATGGTTGCAGGTTCATTTAAAAGCCATTTAGAATTTACATTTACCTATCAGTAA
- a CDS encoding fimbrial protein: MKKNLLASLIAATSIVAVNNALAADGTIDFTGEIIDQACELAAGSDALKVNLGKVSKTALPTAGSTAAATKFTIKLINCPATVTTASVKFDADSYVGDDEVIKLKEETGVATGVGIQITDDENKVVPLFTASKTYPLKQNVENNLDFRARYIAKSSAVTPGPANATATFTINYN, encoded by the coding sequence ATGAAAAAGAACTTACTTGCATCATTAATTGCAGCAACCTCAATCGTTGCTGTTAATAATGCATTAGCGGCGGATGGTACTATCGACTTTACAGGTGAAATCATCGACCAAGCATGCGAATTAGCTGCTGGCTCTGATGCATTAAAAGTAAATCTCGGAAAAGTATCTAAAACCGCATTACCAACTGCAGGAAGCACTGCTGCTGCAACTAAATTTACGATTAAATTAATTAATTGCCCTGCTACCGTAACAACGGCTTCAGTGAAATTTGATGCGGATTCTTATGTTGGTGATGATGAAGTTATTAAATTAAAAGAAGAAACTGGCGTTGCAACTGGCGTTGGTATTCAAATTACTGATGATGAGAATAAAGTCGTGCCATTGTTTACTGCCTCTAAAACTTATCCATTAAAACAAAATGTAGAAAATAATTTAGATTTCAGAGCACGTTATATTGCCAAGTCTAGCGCTGTGACCCCTGGTCCTGCTAATGCGACAGCAACTTTTACAATCAATTATAACTAA
- a CDS encoding fimbrial protein, producing MKNLMHSLLIINSLISSFYTYAEDNVILNFTGNIKAATCNISGGNNIDIDLKRLPVDIFNSAQTGSDWKNFDIYLNNCSSFVNQIKLTFAGTADAADINSLYKNLGTAQNIAVQLQSGDGATPLGNLKILQVPLNGQSDIAIPLRTRAFSAVGNVVPGSISANITATITYL from the coding sequence ATGAAAAATTTAATGCACTCCTTATTGATAATAAATAGCTTGATCTCTAGCTTTTATACATATGCTGAAGATAACGTCATATTAAATTTCACAGGCAATATCAAAGCCGCTACCTGTAATATCTCTGGCGGCAACAATATTGATATTGACTTAAAGCGTTTACCGGTTGATATATTTAATAGCGCGCAGACAGGATCCGACTGGAAAAATTTTGATATTTATTTAAATAACTGCTCTTCATTTGTGAACCAAATTAAACTGACATTTGCAGGCACTGCAGATGCTGCTGACATAAACAGCTTATATAAAAATCTCGGTACTGCACAGAATATCGCTGTGCAATTACAAAGTGGTGATGGTGCCACACCATTAGGTAATCTAAAAATATTACAAGTGCCCTTAAATGGGCAATCTGATATTGCTATCCCATTACGTACCCGTGCATTTAGCGCAGTAGGTAATGTCGTGCCTGGATCTATTTCAGCCAATATCACCGCCACCATCACCTATTTATAA
- a CDS encoding helix-turn-helix domain-containing protein, which translates to MKKNTSRIIGARIRTLRKDHNMSIQQLSTLLGISQQHQSRHELGEIRIHVDTLYFISEILDLDIQELIIDFAIPAPVSTINNQQNRRKILQAESLLSPEKISICTNSINKK; encoded by the coding sequence ATGAAAAAAAACACATCTAGAATTATCGGAGCACGGATCCGCACACTAAGAAAAGACCATAACATGAGTATTCAGCAACTCAGCACATTACTCGGGATAAGTCAGCAGCATCAATCTCGACATGAACTAGGGGAAATACGAATTCACGTTGATACTTTATATTTTATTTCTGAAATACTCGACCTTGATATTCAAGAATTAATTATTGATTTTGCCATTCCAGCACCAGTTAGCACAATAAACAATCAACAGAATAGAAGAAAAATACTCCAAGCAGAAAGCCTATTATCGCCAGAAAAAATTTCAATTTGTACAAATAGTATCAACAAAAAATAA
- a CDS encoding fimbrial protein encodes MKKMILLFCLASSPLLAADPQININVHGYVAVMPCELETINHVIDLKKVNAWNIRDTQTSPWVDFSIKLKNCPIGTKEAIMEIKGTPDTGTTDYFINTGSAKNVALNLAHHANKTTIKNGEKIAALVNEQTRTIDIPLSARMAGYGSGMTSGSFNSHLDFTFVYH; translated from the coding sequence ATGAAGAAAATGATACTGTTATTCTGTCTTGCTTCCAGTCCCCTATTGGCAGCAGACCCACAAATTAATATCAACGTACATGGCTATGTCGCAGTGATGCCTTGCGAATTAGAAACCATCAATCATGTCATTGACCTAAAAAAAGTGAATGCTTGGAATATTCGAGATACACAAACTTCACCGTGGGTTGATTTCTCAATTAAATTGAAAAATTGCCCTATTGGCACTAAAGAGGCCATTATGGAGATTAAAGGCACACCTGACACAGGCACAACTGACTATTTTATCAACACCGGCTCTGCTAAAAATGTCGCATTAAACTTAGCTCACCATGCAAATAAAACCACGATAAAAAATGGTGAAAAAATTGCAGCGCTGGTCAATGAACAAACCCGCACAATTGACATTCCACTATCAGCGAGAATGGCGGGTTATGGATCAGGAATGACAAGCGGTTCATTTAATAGCCACCTTGATTTTACATTTGTTTATCATTAA
- a CDS encoding helix-turn-helix domain-containing protein, translating to MPNYYPISRIIGNKITYYRKMKGMTLDNLSKIIGVSEQQQSRYERGINRINIDRLNEYARIFKIDIMDFFIFNSREINEIEYAEEKYLNKKENVKDIL from the coding sequence ATGCCTAATTACTATCCTATATCAAGAATAATTGGAAATAAAATCACCTATTATCGAAAAATGAAAGGAATGACACTAGACAATTTATCTAAAATCATTGGAGTGAGTGAACAACAACAATCCCGCTACGAACGGGGAATTAATCGAATTAATATTGACAGGCTTAATGAATACGCCAGAATATTTAAAATTGATATTATGGATTTTTTTATTTTCAATTCGAGGGAGATTAATGAGATTGAATATGCAGAAGAAAAATATTTAAATAAAAAAGAAAATGTTAAGGATATTTTATGA
- a CDS encoding fimbrial protein: MQNPTWRNIQKTIPNETINIQYDDTRSYQLKSISLPIYTGTYNPTNGVGQDCGGNQVGIYLAPVSNGMAVSGINGIGVKARINSFGSNTFFPVNGPYTATTWTFSNPAWDIRIEKTGRVTSGGIISTRQLARFYQQNRKTGTNFYISTVSFSTNYRINVLSCSLKNSVPTINLGDWYDTQFPSVGSTSTNINIPITLSCMAGTNIKATVTSSKYEDTATGKLGLTGTNTATGVAIQLLDKNNNPIKLNTLNSLQNNVPAGDYMFNWKARYIKTADNITPGTANASATVNIRYE, encoded by the coding sequence GTGCAAAATCCTACATGGAGAAATATACAAAAAACAATACCTAATGAAACAATCAACATACAATATGATGACACTAGGTCTTATCAATTAAAATCGATATCTTTACCGATTTATACGGGGACTTATAACCCGACTAATGGTGTTGGTCAAGATTGTGGCGGAAATCAAGTTGGTATTTATCTAGCACCAGTCAGTAATGGTATGGCCGTAAGTGGAATTAATGGTATTGGTGTCAAAGCGAGAATTAATAGCTTTGGATCAAATACCTTCTTTCCTGTCAATGGCCCATATACGGCAACTACATGGACATTCTCGAATCCAGCATGGGATATCCGTATAGAAAAAACGGGGCGCGTTACTTCTGGTGGGATTATTTCAACTCGGCAACTCGCTAGATTTTATCAACAGAATAGAAAGACAGGTACCAATTTTTATATTTCAACTGTTTCTTTTTCCACTAACTATCGAATAAATGTACTCAGTTGCTCACTAAAAAATTCAGTTCCTACCATCAACTTAGGGGATTGGTATGATACCCAATTTCCCTCTGTTGGCAGTACCAGTACAAATATCAATATTCCCATAACATTAAGCTGTATGGCGGGTACTAATATCAAAGCGACGGTCACAAGTTCTAAATATGAAGATACCGCTACAGGAAAATTAGGGCTAACGGGTACTAATACTGCCACTGGCGTGGCAATACAATTGCTGGATAAAAATAATAACCCGATCAAGTTGAACACGTTAAATAGCCTGCAAAATAATGTACCGGCTGGTGATTATATGTTTAATTGGAAAGCTCGCTATATCAAAACGGCCGATAACATCACGCCGGGTACAGCGAATGCCTCCGCGACTGTAAATATTCGCTATGAGTAG
- a CDS encoding fimbrial protein codes for MKNISKNLLLLSSLIFSGNLFAASTVTLNFTGNIRAATCNITGGNNIDIDLKNISADVFRNASSGSNWNTFNISLNNCSSFINQVKLTFTGTADTADTASLYKNQGTAKNLAVQLQNGNGTTALGNQKVLQVPTNGQANINIPLRTRAFSSLGNATPGTISANITATITYL; via the coding sequence ATGAAAAATATATCTAAAAATTTACTTTTACTTAGTAGCTTAATATTCAGCGGAAATTTATTTGCTGCTAGCACAGTGACATTGAACTTTACCGGAAATATTCGAGCCGCAACTTGCAATATTACCGGTGGGAATAATATTGATATTGACCTAAAAAATATTTCTGCTGATGTATTTCGTAATGCGAGTTCAGGTTCTAATTGGAACACATTTAATATTAGCCTAAATAATTGTTCATCTTTTATTAACCAGGTAAAACTGACGTTTACAGGAACCGCGGATACTGCGGATACTGCAAGCTTATACAAAAACCAAGGTACGGCTAAAAACCTAGCCGTTCAACTACAAAATGGTAATGGAACAACCGCTTTAGGTAACCAAAAAGTATTACAAGTTCCGACAAATGGGCAAGCGAATATTAATATTCCATTACGCACACGTGCTTTTAGCTCATTAGGTAATGCCACTCCGGGAACTATTTCCGCCAACATTACGGCAACAATTACCTATTTATAA
- a CDS encoding fimbrial protein gives MTKKKILRVIIGSVFAYSTYTQAACIQNPNLRNVVVNVPARTYSLQYDDTGARDLATIQVNFKGSQVNTFSGPRSNGQCGNAYLHADYVNGWVPNGNKIAASNIPGISIQVKATNIGFLNTRYGPPTAANPAAWGIPNPYWTITIKKTGQVTQGGNLKAGHVGRLTQRNPAPHNSTWNLTSLNIPAGAIKINVLKCSTKATSYNVNLGTWYDTQFKAIGSTSNSVNIPITLSCAAGTNLKVTVTSSAGYVDTNTGKIKLSGQGQAAGIAIQLLDRNSNPIKLNSKFTLQNNVAGGDYIFNWKARYIKTANNITAGTANSTASVNIRYE, from the coding sequence ATGACTAAAAAGAAAATTTTACGGGTAATAATAGGCTCGGTTTTTGCTTATTCTACATATACACAAGCAGCCTGTATTCAAAACCCTAATTTACGGAATGTTGTGGTGAATGTACCTGCAAGAACCTATTCACTGCAATATGATGATACCGGGGCTCGTGATTTAGCCACGATTCAAGTCAATTTTAAAGGCTCACAAGTCAATACATTTTCAGGCCCAAGAAGTAATGGTCAATGTGGTAATGCCTACTTACATGCTGACTATGTCAATGGTTGGGTACCAAACGGCAATAAAATTGCAGCCAGTAATATACCGGGCATCAGCATTCAAGTGAAAGCAACCAATATCGGTTTTTTAAATACACGTTATGGACCACCAACAGCAGCTAATCCAGCCGCTTGGGGGATCCCTAACCCATATTGGACTATCACTATCAAAAAAACAGGGCAAGTCACACAGGGGGGAAATTTAAAGGCAGGGCATGTGGGAAGATTAACACAGCGTAACCCTGCGCCACATAACAGTACGTGGAATTTAACATCGTTGAATATTCCAGCAGGTGCTATCAAAATTAATGTATTAAAGTGCTCAACAAAAGCGACAAGTTACAATGTTAACTTAGGGACTTGGTATGATACTCAGTTTAAAGCTATTGGCTCTACTAGCAATAGTGTCAATATACCCATTACATTAAGCTGCGCTGCAGGCACCAATCTAAAAGTGACAGTTACAAGTAGTGCTGGGTATGTTGATACCAATACAGGGAAGATTAAATTGTCTGGGCAAGGGCAAGCAGCCGGAATCGCCATTCAATTATTAGATAGAAACAGTAACCCAATAAAGCTCAACTCAAAGTTCACTTTACAAAACAATGTTGCAGGTGGCGATTATATTTTTAATTGGAAAGCTCGATATATTAAAACTGCTAATAACATAACCGCAGGAACAGCAAACTCAACAGCGTCGGTTAACATAAGATATGAATAA
- a CDS encoding fimbrial protein produces the protein MNKLINKIFLISCLTLFYSDYSLAVCQKNPRILSNVYVPDRTIYVQYDMEDGILETIDIPFFSSDYSFTTSNSDKCNPELIGWLDLVWGTGVHRATTRYSNLVPGVGVSLDLHYSSRQTGNVVSPASFRYPIPERTVFSNMSWRLFIKKTGTINKSGKLESGRVGRVYQWNTPPNMTAFGVETAGLHFKNNFNIVVLNCSLKNTTLSIDMKDWYDTQFKNIGDTSNEVDIPIALSCLAGTNLKVTVTSSAIKNAANGQLDLTGENKATGIALQLLNDFGKPIELNKKWTQQDGVPQGDYIFNWKARYIKTADKITPGSANASATVNIRYE, from the coding sequence GTGAATAAGTTAATAAATAAGATATTTTTAATTTCTTGCCTTACACTTTTTTATTCGGATTATTCTTTGGCTGTCTGTCAAAAAAATCCTAGAATTTTATCCAACGTATACGTCCCAGATAGAACGATTTATGTCCAATACGACATGGAAGATGGAATACTAGAAACAATTGATATTCCATTTTTTTCAAGCGATTATAGCTTTACAACAAGTAATAGTGATAAATGTAATCCCGAATTGATTGGTTGGTTGGATTTAGTTTGGGGAACTGGTGTGCATAGGGCAACAACTCGCTATTCGAATCTTGTTCCTGGTGTAGGAGTAAGCCTAGATCTTCATTACTCAAGCCGACAGACAGGAAATGTAGTTTCTCCGGCTTCATTCAGATATCCTATTCCAGAAAGAACCGTCTTTAGTAACATGTCCTGGCGATTATTTATCAAAAAAACTGGAACCATAAACAAATCAGGTAAATTAGAAAGTGGGCGAGTTGGCAGAGTATATCAATGGAATACGCCACCGAATATGACGGCATTCGGGGTCGAAACTGCTGGGCTTCACTTTAAAAACAATTTTAATATCGTTGTGCTAAATTGCAGTCTAAAAAACACCACGTTAAGTATTGACATGAAAGATTGGTATGACACCCAGTTTAAGAATATTGGTGATACAAGCAATGAGGTTGATATTCCAATTGCCTTATCCTGTCTTGCAGGTACAAATCTTAAAGTTACAGTCACATCAAGTGCAATCAAAAATGCAGCCAATGGCCAACTAGATTTAACTGGTGAAAATAAAGCAACTGGGATTGCTTTACAATTATTAAATGATTTTGGAAAACCAATAGAATTAAATAAAAAATGGACACAGCAAGATGGTGTACCACAGGGCGATTATATCTTTAATTGGAAAGCCCGTTATATTAAAACAGCAGACAAAATTACTCCCGGAAGTGCAAATGCCTCAGCCACCGTTAATATTCGTTATGAATAG
- a CDS encoding helix-turn-helix domain-containing protein: MSNYYPVSAVIGNKIKSLRKNKGLSLVTLAKTVGISEQQQLRYERGNNRISVDRLKQYSNYFDINISYFFSFSEDEKTKIKNGYEIKKSFSL; the protein is encoded by the coding sequence ATGAGCAATTATTACCCTGTCTCTGCAGTCATTGGTAATAAAATAAAGTCATTGCGTAAAAATAAAGGACTCTCTCTTGTTACTCTCGCTAAAACGGTTGGAATTAGTGAGCAACAACAATTACGTTATGAACGAGGAAATAACCGAATATCGGTAGATAGGCTAAAACAATACTCCAACTATTTTGATATTAACATTAGTTACTTTTTTTCGTTTAGTGAAGATGAAAAAACAAAAATTAAAAATGGTTATGAAATTAAAAAATCATTTTCTTTATAG
- a CDS encoding fimbrial biogenesis chaperone gives MKSIIYIFISLLALINTANAGVIIGGTRVIYNEGNKDVSISVENPDKIPYLIQSWIDNIDEKKQSDFSITPPLFRLNADRTNALRIFLTENKLPNDRESLFWLNIKTIPATERTENSLQIAFKTQMKLIYRPKGLKDVDFIEEQKKLVWSKSGNKITVKNPTPYFMNFQSISFNGTKANDVSYAAPFSSATFEVNNSNSNGTIKWEVINDYGAAPEALEKKI, from the coding sequence ATGAAATCTATTATCTATATTTTTATTTCCTTATTGGCACTAATAAACACTGCGAATGCTGGTGTTATTATTGGTGGAACCCGTGTTATTTATAACGAGGGAAACAAAGATGTCAGCATCAGTGTGGAAAATCCAGATAAAATCCCTTATTTGATTCAATCTTGGATAGATAATATAGATGAAAAAAAACAGTCTGATTTTTCTATCACACCACCATTATTTAGGCTAAATGCAGATAGAACTAATGCACTAAGAATATTTTTAACAGAAAATAAATTACCTAATGATAGAGAGTCATTATTCTGGCTAAATATAAAAACTATTCCAGCAACAGAAAGAACAGAAAACTCATTACAAATTGCCTTTAAAACGCAAATGAAATTAATTTATCGCCCCAAGGGATTAAAAGATGTTGATTTTATTGAAGAGCAAAAAAAATTAGTGTGGTCAAAATCTGGAAATAAAATTACGGTTAAAAACCCAACGCCATATTTTATGAATTTCCAGAGCATCAGTTTTAATGGAACAAAGGCTAATGACGTTTCTTATGCGGCACCTTTCTCAAGTGCGACTTTCGAGGTTAATAACTCAAATAGTAATGGGACAATAAAATGGGAAGTTATTAATGATTATGGTGCAGCGCCAGAAGCACTCGAAAAGAAAATATAA